One window of Burkholderia thailandensis E264 genomic DNA carries:
- a CDS encoding MFS transporter has translation MSDPSITSTARREQRRAHPSQFDLLRERRFGPFFATQFLGALNDNVFKIGFTSLVTYQTAKFSGVDPKTAAFLISAIFILPFVLFSATAGQLADKYDKARLTRFVKSFEIALMAVGAAGFVTHGAPLLYLCTFMMGMHSTLFGPVKYSYLPQHLSDHELVGGNGLVEMGTFVAILIGTIVGGAAAGISGRGELLLAVCCVGIALVGRVAAAGVPATPAPQPNLAINWNPFSETWRNLKLARENRTVFLSLLGISWLWFVGATFLTSFFGFAKDVLSANPDVVTVLLATFSFGIGLGSLLCERLSQRRVEIGLVPLGSLGISAFAIELYFASHALPAQTHLLTVAEFLGHPAHWRILADLFLLAMFGGFYSVPLYALIQSRSAPTHRARIIAANNILNALFMIVSALMAMLLTKAGVSIPGIFLVTGLLNVVVATYIYSLVPEFLLRFIAWALVHTFYRIRLVHAERIPDEGAALLVCNHVSYVDALVLAAASPRPIRFVMDHRIFATRFASWAFRHAKAIPIAPRHENPEMLARAYDACEAALREGELVCIFPEGKLTKTGDVNPFHHGVTEILTRTGVPVVPMALRGLWGSVFSRHEDARWPRPVKRGVMSRLTLAVGEPIPAVAATPEALQAVVTELRGARK, from the coding sequence ATGAGCGACCCTTCCATTACGTCGACCGCGCGGCGCGAGCAGCGCCGCGCCCATCCGTCGCAGTTCGATCTGCTGCGCGAGCGCCGCTTCGGGCCGTTCTTCGCGACGCAGTTCTTGGGGGCGCTGAACGACAACGTCTTCAAGATCGGCTTCACGTCGCTCGTCACCTACCAGACGGCGAAATTCAGCGGCGTCGATCCGAAGACGGCCGCGTTCCTGATCTCGGCGATCTTCATCCTGCCGTTCGTGCTGTTCTCGGCGACGGCTGGGCAGCTCGCCGACAAGTACGACAAGGCGCGCCTCACGCGCTTCGTGAAGAGCTTCGAGATCGCGCTGATGGCGGTCGGCGCGGCGGGCTTCGTCACGCACGGCGCGCCGCTGCTCTATTTGTGCACGTTCATGATGGGCATGCACTCGACGCTGTTCGGGCCCGTCAAGTATTCGTACCTGCCGCAGCATCTGAGCGACCATGAGCTCGTCGGCGGCAACGGACTCGTCGAGATGGGCACGTTCGTCGCGATCCTGATCGGCACGATCGTCGGCGGCGCGGCGGCGGGCATCTCGGGGCGCGGCGAGCTGCTGCTCGCCGTCTGCTGCGTCGGCATCGCGCTCGTCGGGCGCGTCGCGGCGGCGGGCGTGCCGGCGACGCCCGCGCCGCAGCCGAATCTCGCGATCAACTGGAACCCGTTTTCCGAAACGTGGCGCAACCTGAAGCTCGCGCGCGAGAACCGGACGGTGTTCCTGAGCCTCCTCGGCATTTCGTGGCTGTGGTTCGTCGGCGCGACGTTCCTCACGTCGTTCTTCGGCTTCGCGAAGGACGTGCTGTCGGCGAACCCGGACGTCGTCACCGTGCTGCTCGCGACGTTCTCGTTCGGCATCGGCCTCGGCTCGCTGCTGTGCGAGCGGCTGTCGCAGCGGCGCGTCGAGATCGGGCTCGTGCCGCTCGGCTCGCTCGGCATCAGCGCGTTCGCGATTGAGCTGTACTTCGCGAGCCACGCGCTGCCCGCGCAGACGCATCTGCTGACGGTGGCCGAGTTTCTCGGCCACCCGGCGCACTGGCGCATTCTCGCCGACCTGTTCCTGCTCGCGATGTTCGGCGGCTTCTACAGCGTGCCGCTCTATGCGCTGATTCAGAGCCGCAGCGCGCCTACCCACCGCGCGCGGATCATCGCCGCGAACAACATCCTGAACGCGCTCTTCATGATCGTCTCGGCGCTGATGGCGATGCTGCTCACGAAGGCGGGCGTCAGCATTCCGGGGATCTTTCTCGTGACGGGGCTCCTGAACGTCGTCGTCGCGACGTACATCTACTCGCTCGTGCCCGAATTCCTGCTGCGCTTCATCGCGTGGGCGCTCGTGCACACGTTCTACCGGATTCGCCTCGTGCATGCGGAGCGGATTCCGGACGAAGGCGCGGCGCTTCTCGTCTGCAACCACGTGAGCTATGTCGACGCGCTCGTGCTCGCGGCGGCGAGCCCGCGGCCGATTCGTTTCGTGATGGATCACCGGATCTTCGCCACGCGCTTCGCGAGCTGGGCGTTTCGTCACGCGAAGGCGATTCCGATCGCGCCGCGCCACGAGAATCCCGAGATGCTCGCGCGTGCGTACGACGCCTGCGAGGCCGCGCTGCGCGAGGGCGAGCTCGTCTGCATCTTCCCGGAAGGCAAGCTGACGAAGACGGGCGATGTCAACCCGTTCCACCACGGCGTCACCGAGATCCTGACGCGGACAGGCGTGCCCGTCGTGCCGATGGCGCTGCGCGGACTATGGGGCAGCGTGTTTTCGCGGCACGAGGATGCGCGCTGGCCGCGCCCCGTGAAGCGCGGCGTGATGAGCCGCCTGACGCTCGCGGTCGGCGAGCCCATCCCGGCCGTGGCGGCGACGCCGGAGGCGCTGCAGGCCGTCGTCACCGAACTGCGCGGCGCGCGCAAGTAG
- a CDS encoding CBS domain-containing protein codes for MRVSDILKVKGNTLFTVTPDTPLRSAVDTMAEHDIGSLVVMEYGDLVGILTFREIILRLKANGGSVGDVLVRTVMDEPLTCTPETDIDEVRRMMLERHARYMPVLDKKVLMGVISFYDVAKTVVEAQSFENRMLKAYIRDWPEPDSEERKPLAS; via the coding sequence ATGCGCGTCAGCGATATTCTGAAAGTCAAGGGCAATACGCTGTTCACCGTGACGCCCGATACGCCGCTGCGCAGTGCGGTCGACACGATGGCGGAACACGACATCGGCTCGCTCGTCGTGATGGAGTACGGCGATCTCGTCGGGATCCTGACGTTCCGCGAGATCATCCTGCGCCTGAAGGCGAACGGCGGCAGCGTCGGCGATGTGCTGGTGCGCACCGTGATGGACGAACCGCTCACGTGCACGCCGGAAACCGACATCGACGAAGTGCGCCGGATGATGCTCGAGCGGCACGCGCGCTACATGCCGGTGCTCGACAAGAAGGTGCTGATGGGCGTCATTTCGTTCTACGATGTCGCGAAGACGGTCGTCGAGGCGCAAAGCTTCGAGAACCGGATGCTGAAGGCATACATCCGTGACTGGCCGGAACCCGACAGCGAAGAGCGCAAGCCGCTCGCAAGCTGA
- a CDS encoding Mpo1-like protein: MAHSAHTEHFASFAEFYPFYLDEHRNLASRRLHFVGSLGVIGCIAMALATGLWWWLPAAVVCGYGFAWVGHFFFEKNRPATFRHPIYSLIGDWVMFKDICTGKISI; this comes from the coding sequence ATGGCACATTCCGCGCATACCGAGCATTTCGCGAGCTTCGCCGAGTTCTATCCGTTCTATCTGGACGAGCACCGCAACCTCGCGTCGCGGCGGCTGCATTTCGTCGGCTCGCTCGGCGTGATCGGCTGCATCGCGATGGCGCTCGCCACCGGCCTCTGGTGGTGGCTGCCCGCCGCCGTCGTCTGCGGCTATGGCTTCGCGTGGGTCGGGCACTTCTTCTTCGAGAAGAACCGCCCGGCGACGTTCCGGCACCCGATCTACAGCCTGATCGGCGATTGGGTGATGTTCAAGGACATCTGCACAGGCAAGATTTCGATCTGA
- a CDS encoding YihY family inner membrane protein: MPKLSVDLDTIKRLARFAARRSAEDRIPQVAGSLTFTTMLALVPLVTVAFALFTAFPMFASFQNSLQGFLADHLMPAQFNSQIFKYLNQFASKAKGLTTAGLIVLVVTAVMTMMTVESAFNLIWRVRKPRPFAQRVLAYWALITLGPLLFGVSLSISSYLFTKSLAFAGSTSTPPIFEWLLTAASLPLTVLAFTLLYVYLPNCTVAWRDAVVGGVCAAVAFELAKRGFGYYVRRIPTYTAVYGAFATVPMFLLWMYLSWFVTLAGAMIASALPAIRVGQFHRIHYPGSDLLDSLELLARLADAQQAGKPGHTAARLALMARCDMETAQRLLSTLEEREWVARLQSGGDAAPRYVMLANPERLTVANLFDVLVIDRSELVYQAQRGKTEVDCAALLDAFVSEKLDLSLAELIERGKRRASRGGPDAARSASALPPRTV, encoded by the coding sequence TTGCCGAAGTTGAGCGTCGATCTCGACACCATCAAGCGTCTCGCGCGCTTCGCCGCGAGGCGCAGCGCGGAAGACCGCATCCCGCAGGTCGCGGGCAGCCTCACGTTCACGACGATGCTCGCGCTCGTGCCGCTCGTGACGGTCGCCTTCGCGCTCTTCACCGCATTCCCGATGTTCGCGTCGTTCCAGAACTCGCTGCAGGGCTTCCTTGCCGATCACCTGATGCCCGCGCAGTTCAACAGCCAGATCTTCAAGTATCTGAACCAGTTCGCGTCGAAGGCGAAAGGGCTGACCACGGCGGGCCTCATCGTGCTCGTCGTCACCGCGGTGATGACGATGATGACGGTCGAATCCGCGTTCAACCTGATCTGGCGCGTGCGCAAGCCGCGGCCGTTCGCGCAGCGCGTGCTCGCGTACTGGGCGCTCATCACGCTCGGGCCGCTGCTGTTCGGCGTGAGCCTGTCGATTTCGTCGTATCTGTTCACGAAATCGCTCGCGTTCGCCGGATCGACCAGCACGCCGCCGATCTTCGAATGGCTGCTGACGGCCGCGTCGCTGCCGCTCACGGTGCTCGCGTTCACGCTGCTCTACGTGTATCTGCCGAACTGCACGGTCGCGTGGCGCGACGCCGTGGTGGGCGGCGTGTGCGCGGCGGTCGCGTTCGAGCTCGCGAAGCGGGGCTTCGGCTACTACGTGCGGCGCATTCCGACCTATACGGCGGTGTACGGCGCGTTCGCGACCGTGCCGATGTTTCTGCTGTGGATGTACCTGAGCTGGTTCGTCACGCTCGCGGGCGCGATGATCGCGTCGGCGCTGCCGGCGATCCGGGTCGGGCAGTTTCACAGAATCCACTATCCGGGCAGCGATCTGCTCGATTCGCTCGAGTTGCTCGCGCGGCTTGCCGACGCGCAGCAGGCGGGCAAGCCGGGCCACACGGCCGCGCGGCTCGCGCTGATGGCGCGCTGCGACATGGAGACGGCGCAGCGGCTCTTGTCGACGCTCGAGGAGCGCGAATGGGTTGCGCGGCTGCAAAGCGGCGGCGACGCCGCGCCGCGTTACGTGATGCTCGCGAACCCTGAGCGCCTGACGGTCGCGAATTTGTTCGACGTGCTGGTGATCGACCGCTCGGAGCTCGTCTACCAGGCGCAGCGCGGGAAGACCGAAGTCGACTGCGCGGCGCTTCTCGATGCCTTCGTGAGCGAGAAGCTCGATCTGTCGCTCGCGGAGCTGATCGAGCGCGGCAAGAGGCGTGCGTCGCGCGGGGGGCCGGACGCCGCGCGCTCGGCGTCGGCGCTGCCGCCGCGCACCGTGTGA
- the wrbA gene encoding NAD(P)H:quinone oxidoreductase, with protein MKDILVLYYSRHGATRELALAIAAGIDSVPGMQARIRTVPPVSTVCEATQPDIPDDGPPYAEPRDLDECAGLALGSPTRFGNMAAPLKYFLDGTTPQWLSGALAGKPACVFTSTGSLHGGQESTLLSMMLPLLHHGMLIVGIPYTETALSVTQTGGTPYGASHFARVADSTHERISADEKTLAHALGARLARTASLLGAASA; from the coding sequence ATGAAAGACATCCTCGTGCTCTACTACAGCCGCCACGGCGCAACGCGCGAACTCGCGCTCGCGATCGCGGCGGGCATCGACAGCGTGCCCGGCATGCAGGCGCGCATCCGGACGGTGCCGCCCGTGTCCACCGTCTGCGAGGCGACGCAGCCTGATATCCCCGACGACGGCCCGCCGTACGCGGAGCCGCGCGATCTCGACGAATGCGCGGGGCTCGCGCTCGGCTCGCCCACCCGCTTCGGCAACATGGCCGCGCCGCTCAAGTACTTCCTCGACGGCACGACGCCGCAATGGCTGTCGGGCGCGCTCGCGGGCAAGCCGGCGTGCGTGTTCACGTCGACGGGCAGCCTGCACGGCGGCCAGGAATCGACGTTGCTGTCGATGATGCTGCCGCTGCTGCACCACGGCATGCTGATCGTCGGCATCCCTTACACCGAAACCGCGCTGTCCGTCACGCAGACGGGCGGCACGCCCTACGGCGCGTCGCATTTCGCGCGCGTGGCCGACTCGACCCACGAGCGCATTTCCGCCGACGAGAAGACGCTCGCGCACGCGCTCGGCGCGCGGCTCGCGCGCACCGCGTCGCTGCTCGGCGCCGCGTCCGCATGA
- a CDS encoding DUF2069 domain-containing protein, with translation MTAPVAAKPLAARAAALCAVALIALCVAWETWLAPLRPGGSALILKAVPLALALPGVWRRSVYTLQWASMLILIYLAEGIVRGMTDGGLSARLGWLEAALALGFFGAALAYVAPYKRAAKRAAKQAPGQTATRSQDRPRASDRTRP, from the coding sequence ATGACCGCGCCCGTTGCCGCGAAGCCGCTCGCCGCGCGCGCGGCCGCGCTCTGCGCCGTCGCGCTGATCGCGCTGTGCGTCGCGTGGGAGACCTGGCTCGCGCCGCTGCGGCCGGGCGGCTCCGCGCTGATCCTGAAGGCCGTGCCGCTCGCGCTCGCGCTGCCCGGCGTATGGCGGCGCAGCGTGTACACGCTGCAGTGGGCGTCGATGCTGATTTTGATTTATCTTGCAGAAGGCATCGTGCGCGGCATGACGGACGGCGGGCTGTCCGCGCGGCTCGGCTGGCTCGAGGCCGCGCTCGCGCTCGGCTTCTTCGGCGCGGCGCTCGCCTATGTCGCGCCGTATAAGCGCGCCGCGAAACGAGCGGCCAAGCAGGCGCCGGGGCAGACGGCCACGCGCTCGCAAGACCGTCCGCGCGCGTCCGATCGCACCCGCCCCTGA
- a CDS encoding FAD-binding oxidoreductase: protein MTSSSAFVDACRRAIGADHVLTDPHDTAPFLTDWRRRYQGAACAVLRPANTEEVAALVKLALAHRVALVPQGGNTGLAGGATPDASGAQAVLSLARLNRVRALDPHNNTITVEAGVILADVQARAQEADRLFALSLAAEGSCTIGGNLATNAGGTAVLRYGNARELCLGLEVVTPQGEIWDGLRGLRKDNTGYDLRDLFIGAEGTLGIITAAVMKLHPRPAAKVTALAALESPHAALDFLSLAQRAAGPLLTGFELMSDFCMKLVGKHYPQLRYPFDAAHPQTVLLELSDNESEAHARALFEKMMEEAFEAGLVVDAVVAENLAQSRAFWDLREHIPLAQADEGLNIKHDIAVPISSIARFIDETDAAIQAAAPGARMVTFGHLGDGNLHYNVQMPEGGDPKAFLAAHQAPINRIVYDNVHRHRGTISAEHGIGQLKIDDAQRYKAAVEIGLMRALKTALDPLNLMNPGKVLR from the coding sequence ATGACCTCCTCCTCCGCTTTCGTCGACGCCTGCCGCCGGGCAATCGGCGCCGATCACGTGCTGACCGATCCGCACGACACCGCCCCGTTCCTGACCGACTGGCGCCGCCGCTACCAGGGCGCCGCGTGCGCGGTGCTCAGGCCCGCGAACACCGAAGAGGTCGCGGCGCTCGTGAAGCTCGCGCTCGCGCATCGCGTCGCGCTCGTGCCGCAAGGCGGCAACACGGGCCTCGCGGGCGGCGCGACGCCCGACGCGAGCGGCGCGCAGGCCGTGCTGAGCCTCGCGCGCCTGAACCGCGTGCGCGCGCTCGATCCGCACAACAACACGATCACCGTCGAGGCGGGCGTGATTCTCGCCGACGTGCAGGCGCGCGCGCAGGAAGCCGACCGGCTCTTCGCGCTCAGCCTCGCCGCCGAAGGCAGTTGCACGATCGGCGGCAATCTCGCGACGAACGCGGGCGGCACCGCCGTGCTGCGCTACGGCAATGCGCGCGAGCTGTGCCTCGGGCTCGAGGTCGTCACGCCGCAAGGCGAGATCTGGGATGGCCTACGCGGGCTGCGCAAGGACAACACCGGCTACGACCTGCGCGATCTCTTCATCGGCGCCGAGGGCACGCTCGGCATCATCACGGCCGCGGTCATGAAGCTGCATCCGCGTCCCGCCGCGAAGGTCACGGCGCTCGCCGCGCTCGAATCGCCGCACGCGGCGCTCGATTTCCTGTCGCTCGCGCAGCGCGCGGCCGGCCCGCTGCTGACCGGCTTCGAGCTGATGTCGGACTTCTGCATGAAGCTCGTCGGCAAGCACTACCCGCAACTGCGCTACCCGTTCGACGCCGCGCATCCGCAGACGGTGCTGCTCGAATTGTCGGACAACGAAAGCGAGGCGCACGCGCGCGCGCTCTTCGAAAAGATGATGGAGGAAGCGTTCGAGGCGGGGCTCGTCGTCGATGCGGTCGTCGCCGAGAACCTCGCGCAGTCGCGCGCGTTCTGGGATTTGCGCGAGCATATCCCGCTCGCGCAGGCAGACGAAGGGCTCAACATCAAGCACGACATCGCGGTGCCGATCTCGTCGATCGCGCGCTTCATCGACGAGACCGACGCGGCGATCCAGGCGGCCGCCCCCGGCGCGCGGATGGTGACGTTCGGGCACCTCGGCGACGGCAACCTGCACTACAACGTGCAGATGCCCGAAGGCGGCGATCCGAAAGCGTTCCTCGCCGCGCACCAGGCGCCCATCAACCGGATCGTCTACGACAACGTCCACCGGCATCGCGGCACGATCAGCGCCGAGCACGGCATCGGCCAGTTGAAGATCGACGACGCGCAGCGCTACAAGGCCGCCGTCGAGATCGGGCTGATGCGCGCACTGAAAACGGCGCTCGATCCGCTCAACCTGATGAACCCCGGCAAGGTGCTGCGCTGA
- a CDS encoding metallophosphoesterase has product MKVRVLSDLHLECNEPDAIPHAHADLVVLAGDIHNHAEGLRWAAQTFDPGAPVVYVPGNHEYYDGEFGALEAAMRDAAAALDHVHYLNNDVYVDPAGRFRVLGTTLWTDFELFGSDAAARSQSIVACERVMLDFKGLIQVDWPGGAGGEPMGESMEASAADAAAHARHAAGANAPAATASGPAPRDFAPRDALALHRTARAWLERELAKPWPGATIVVTHHAPLRASLAARYADDLASAGFISDLSALVRPPVSLWIHGHTHTSFDYATAEGTRVVCNPHGYIRRRTGERENPSFEWDKVVTLA; this is encoded by the coding sequence GTGAAAGTTCGCGTGCTGTCCGACCTGCATCTCGAATGCAACGAGCCCGACGCGATCCCGCACGCGCATGCGGATCTCGTCGTGCTCGCGGGCGACATCCACAATCATGCGGAGGGCTTGCGCTGGGCGGCGCAGACGTTCGATCCTGGCGCGCCCGTCGTCTACGTGCCCGGCAATCACGAGTATTACGACGGCGAGTTCGGCGCGCTCGAAGCGGCGATGCGCGACGCCGCCGCCGCGCTCGACCACGTCCATTACCTGAACAACGACGTCTACGTCGATCCGGCCGGGCGCTTCCGCGTGCTCGGCACGACGCTCTGGACCGACTTCGAGCTGTTCGGCAGCGACGCGGCGGCGCGCTCGCAGTCGATCGTCGCGTGCGAGCGCGTGATGCTCGATTTCAAGGGCTTGATCCAGGTGGATTGGCCGGGGGGCGCCGGCGGCGAACCGATGGGTGAATCGATGGAAGCGTCGGCAGCCGATGCGGCGGCGCATGCCCGCCATGCGGCGGGGGCAAACGCGCCCGCCGCAACGGCGTCCGGTCCGGCCCCGCGCGATTTCGCGCCGCGCGACGCGCTCGCGCTGCATCGCACCGCCCGCGCGTGGCTCGAGCGCGAGCTCGCGAAACCGTGGCCGGGCGCGACGATCGTCGTCACGCACCACGCGCCGCTTCGCGCGAGCCTGGCCGCGCGCTACGCCGACGATCTCGCGTCAGCCGGCTTCATCAGCGACCTGAGCGCGCTCGTGCGGCCGCCCGTCTCGCTCTGGATTCACGGGCACACGCACACGTCGTTCGACTACGCGACGGCGGAAGGTACGCGCGTCGTCTGCAATCCGCACGGCTACATTCGCCGGCGCACCGGCGAGCGGGAAAATCCGTCGTTCGAATGGGACAAGGTCGTCACGCTCGCGTGA
- a CDS encoding LysR family transcriptional regulator, with product MDTLQNMRVFVRVVDAGSFTAAAQQLNTTTAYASRAVSDLEAHLRTRLLNRTTRRIALTEAGERYLQRCEQILAYVEQAEAEASDAHARPSGKLKVHCMTSLGQHYTVPAVSRYRQRYPEVQVDLTLAQRLPDLLDEGFDVSLVVGRELPDSGLVSQRLGETFSVVCASRGYIETHGAPQRPQDLAGHVCLGMVAPGLYWDEWKLMGPHGEESVTLAPPPFRVNVAEALAAGIREGMGIGVLPLYSAIAGLRHGDFVRVMPEYRSHVMNIYALYASRQYLDAKIRTWVDFLRDELPSILEADEAALERFTVQT from the coding sequence ATGGATACGCTCCAAAACATGCGTGTGTTCGTTCGCGTGGTCGATGCGGGCAGCTTCACGGCGGCGGCGCAGCAGCTCAATACGACGACCGCGTACGCGTCGCGCGCGGTGTCCGATCTCGAGGCGCACCTGCGCACGCGTCTTTTGAACCGTACGACGCGGCGCATCGCGCTCACCGAGGCGGGCGAGCGCTATCTGCAGCGCTGCGAGCAGATCCTCGCATACGTCGAGCAGGCGGAGGCCGAGGCGAGCGACGCGCATGCGCGCCCGTCCGGCAAGCTGAAGGTGCACTGCATGACGAGCCTCGGCCAGCACTACACGGTGCCCGCGGTGTCGCGCTACCGGCAGCGCTATCCGGAGGTCCAGGTCGACCTGACGCTCGCGCAGCGGCTGCCGGATCTTCTCGACGAAGGCTTCGACGTGTCGCTCGTCGTCGGCCGCGAACTGCCCGATTCGGGGCTCGTGTCGCAGCGGCTCGGCGAGACGTTCAGCGTCGTCTGTGCGTCGCGCGGCTACATCGAGACGCACGGCGCGCCGCAGCGGCCGCAGGATCTCGCGGGCCACGTGTGCCTCGGGATGGTCGCGCCGGGCCTGTACTGGGACGAATGGAAACTGATGGGGCCGCACGGCGAGGAGAGCGTGACGCTCGCGCCGCCGCCGTTTCGCGTGAACGTCGCGGAAGCGCTCGCGGCCGGCATCCGCGAGGGAATGGGCATCGGCGTTCTGCCGCTCTATTCGGCGATCGCCGGGCTGCGCCACGGCGATTTCGTGCGCGTGATGCCCGAATACCGTTCGCACGTGATGAACATCTACGCGCTCTATGCATCGCGCCAGTATCTCGATGCGAAGATCCGCACGTGGGTCGATTTCCTGCGCGACGAGCTGCCGTCGATCCTCGAAGCCGACGAAGCGGCGCTCGAGCGCTTCACCGTGCAGACCTGA
- a CDS encoding efflux transporter outer membrane subunit — protein MAGCASMGDVAPQAKQIDPASLDAGAAIAAAERDAGWPAADWWRAYRDPQLDAWIAASLAGNPSLAAAQARVREAQSLARVAHAEELPQLNGNLSLMRQHWPDNVYYGPGPLANADTWNNTGTLSLSYHLDLWGKDKNNAQRALDAARARAADARAAQLELEANVVRAYIDFAKNYALLDIAHATYDRQNELAELARKRLRAGIGTQLEVSQAEAPLPDYSRQIDSYEEAIQLGRHQLAALAGKGPGAGASLGRPKLALDANAGLPSALPAELIGRRPDVVAARWTVDAQARGIDVAKAAFYPNVDLIASLGGFAVSAPFATFLRAMNGGWSAGPALTLPIFEGGRLRAQLGVAAAGYDQAVEHYNQTIVGALKDIADNVVRLRSLDSQQKDAARAVSLTRRSYDLSHTGFSRGLTDYVNVLIAQSQLLTAQENQTRVEAARLAAHASLMAALGGGLETAGDAPHDTPAGDARRADASDASAASSASAAASVSGAPAGSRAAGIGAAVSAGADRATDNTRASATTPAAAPAHAARARAPASAAAPAIR, from the coding sequence ATGGCCGGATGTGCAAGCATGGGCGATGTTGCACCGCAAGCAAAGCAGATCGATCCGGCGTCGCTCGATGCGGGCGCGGCGATCGCGGCGGCCGAGCGCGACGCGGGCTGGCCCGCGGCCGACTGGTGGCGCGCGTATCGCGATCCGCAGCTCGACGCGTGGATCGCCGCGTCGCTCGCCGGCAACCCGTCGCTTGCCGCCGCGCAGGCCCGCGTGCGCGAGGCGCAGTCGCTCGCGCGCGTCGCGCATGCCGAGGAACTGCCGCAGTTGAACGGCAACCTGTCACTGATGCGCCAGCACTGGCCGGACAACGTCTACTACGGCCCAGGCCCGCTCGCGAACGCCGACACCTGGAACAACACGGGCACGTTGAGCCTGTCGTACCACCTCGACCTCTGGGGCAAGGACAAGAACAACGCGCAGCGCGCGCTCGACGCGGCGCGCGCCCGCGCGGCCGACGCGCGCGCCGCGCAGCTCGAGCTCGAAGCGAACGTGGTGCGCGCGTACATCGATTTCGCAAAGAACTACGCGCTCCTCGACATCGCGCACGCGACCTACGACCGCCAGAACGAGCTCGCCGAACTGGCGCGCAAGCGCCTGCGCGCGGGCATCGGCACGCAGCTCGAAGTGAGCCAGGCCGAGGCGCCGCTGCCCGATTATTCGCGGCAGATCGATTCGTACGAAGAGGCGATCCAGTTGGGCCGCCATCAGCTCGCCGCGCTCGCGGGCAAGGGGCCCGGCGCGGGCGCGTCGCTCGGGCGGCCGAAGCTCGCGCTCGACGCGAACGCCGGCCTGCCGTCCGCGCTGCCCGCGGAGTTGATCGGCCGCCGGCCGGACGTCGTCGCCGCGCGCTGGACGGTCGACGCGCAGGCGCGCGGCATCGACGTCGCGAAGGCCGCGTTCTATCCGAACGTCGACCTGATCGCGTCGCTCGGCGGCTTCGCGGTCAGCGCGCCGTTCGCGACGTTCCTGCGCGCGATGAACGGCGGCTGGTCGGCGGGCCCCGCGCTCACGCTGCCGATCTTCGAGGGCGGCCGGCTGCGCGCGCAACTGGGCGTCGCCGCGGCGGGCTACGACCAAGCGGTCGAGCACTACAACCAGACGATCGTCGGCGCGCTGAAGGACATCGCCGACAACGTCGTGCGCCTGCGCTCGCTCGACTCGCAACAGAAGGACGCGGCGCGCGCGGTCTCGCTCACGCGGCGATCGTACGATCTTTCGCACACGGGCTTCAGCCGCGGGCTCACCGACTACGTGAACGTGCTCATCGCGCAGAGCCAGTTGCTGACCGCGCAGGAGAACCAGACGCGCGTCGAGGCCGCGCGTCTTGCCGCGCACGCGTCGCTGATGGCCGCGCTCGGCGGCGGGCTCGAAACCGCGGGCGACGCACCGCATGACACGCCGGCGGGCGATGCGCGGCGCGCGGACGCTTCGGACGCTTCGGCGGCCTCGTCCGCTTCGGCCGCCGCATCCGTGTCGGGCGCGCCGGCAGGAAGCCGTGCCGCCGGCATCGGCGCTGCGGTCTCGGCCGGCGCCGACCGCGCAACCGACAATACGCGCGCATCGGCCACCACGCCCGCTGCAGCCCCCGCGCACGCCGCTCGCGCGCGGGCGCCGGCGAGCGCCGCCGCGCCCGCCATCCGCTAA